The nucleotide window CGTCAAGCTGCCGCTGGCAGCAGTGTTCACGAAGCACTGGCGCCCGCTGATCCTCGGCACGTTCATCATGTTCGCCACGTACGTGCTCTTCTACCTGATGACCTCCTTCACGCTGACCTTCGGAACCGCACCGGCAACCGTTGACCAGGCACGGACCGCTGCTGAAGCAGCCGGCAGGGAGTTCTCCGCCGACGCTGCCGCGGCCTTCGTTCCGGGTCTGGGAATCAGCCGCGGCGACTTCCTCTGGATGCTGATCGTCGGCGTCGTCTTCTTCGGAATCTTCACCATCGTGTCCGGTCCGCTGGCGGAGAAGTTCGGCCGCCGGAAGATGCTCCTCCTGGTCACCGCGGGCATCGCCGTGTTCGGCCTGTTGTGGGTCCCGCTCTTCGGTGCCGGAACCACCGGTGCCATGGCGCTGCTGATCCTCGGCTTCATCCTCATGGGCCTCACCTTCGGGCCCATGGCCGCGATCCTGCCCGAACTGTTCCCCGCCAACGTCCGCTACACCGGGTCAGCCGTGGCGTATAACCTGTCCAGCGTGATCGGGGCGGCACCGGCGTCGTTCGTGGCCATTGCCCTGTGGCAGGCGGCGGACGGCAGCACGTTCCTGGTGGGTCTCTACCTGAGCGCTGCCGCGGTTCTCACCTTCATTGCGCTGTGGCTCTCCCGCGAAACCCGGGACAACGACTACGAGAACAACATCGCCTGACCGGCACCGCAATTTCCCGGCTCCCGTCCACCCCGCAAGGGGCTGGGCGGGAGCCTTTTTGCGTGGACGACTTCCCAAGTTTTCCGCAGGGATGTTCAGCCAAAATAGTCCACAGGCTTACCTTTTCTAGCGGGAGCGAATGGGCATGAATCAGGAAACGCTCGCGAGCGGACGGTACGTCCTCGACCGCGTGATCGGCGCCGGCGGTATGGCCGACGTCTACCGCGCACGGGATACCCGCCTGCACAGGGACGTTGCCGTGAAGATGTTCCGCCCCGGTTCCGCCGAGGGCGTGGCACGGGGATCCGGCGAAGCGCGCATGCTGGCCGCCCTTCACCACCCCGGCCTGGTCCGCGTGCTGGACATGGACGCGGAGAGCGGCCGGCTGGAACCGTCCTACCTC belongs to Arthrobacter tumbae and includes:
- a CDS encoding MFS transporter: MSSSSSTVEPEATKPLNSRGRVIFASLIGTTIEFYDFYIYATASVLVFPALFFPNSDPATALLQSFAVFGVAFVARPLGSIVFGHFGDRIGRKGTLVASLLTMGIATFLIGVLPTAQVPGWTFFAPAILVLLRFLQGLALGGEWSGAALLATENAPKGKRAVYGTFPQLGAPIGFIIANLLFVFLNAVLPSEAFLAWGWRVPFIASAVLVIIGLYVRLKLIESHSFQQVIDKGKVVKLPLAAVFTKHWRPLILGTFIMFATYVLFYLMTSFTLTFGTAPATVDQARTAAEAAGREFSADAAAAFVPGLGISRGDFLWMLIVGVVFFGIFTIVSGPLAEKFGRRKMLLLVTAGIAVFGLLWVPLFGAGTTGAMALLILGFILMGLTFGPMAAILPELFPANVRYTGSAVAYNLSSVIGAAPASFVAIALWQAADGSTFLVGLYLSAAAVLTFIALWLSRETRDNDYENNIA